A window of Dorea formicigenerans contains these coding sequences:
- a CDS encoding TnpV protein, producing the protein MNNPMTYIQNGDYLIPDLKLSQQPEKPLGKYGRMRKTYLKEHRPILYNQMLLSEKLYPHLLEIDETAQSRLEQMMPQLTKKAGATEELKASDPMKWVGLMNTCKAQAEEILMAELINS; encoded by the coding sequence ATGAACAATCCCATGACCTATATCCAGAACGGAGACTATCTGATTCCCGACCTGAAGCTGAGCCAGCAGCCGGAGAAACCCCTGGGCAAGTACGGCAGGATGAGGAAAACCTACCTGAAGGAACACCGTCCCATCCTCTACAACCAGATGTTGCTGAGCGAGAAGCTGTACCCGCACCTTCTGGAGATCGACGAGACCGCCCAGAGCAGACTGGAGCAGATGATGCCCCAGCTGACGAAGAAAGCGGGAGCCACCGAGGAACTGAAAGCCAGCGATCCCATGAAGTGGGTGGGGCTGATGAACACCTGCAAAGCTCAGGCCGAGGAAATCCTGATGGCGGAGCTTATCAACAGCTGA
- a CDS encoding YodL domain-containing protein, whose amino-acid sequence MAENVFEAVKQSVSTREAAEFYGIEVKRNGMACCPFHDDKNPSMKVDQRFHCFGCGADGDVIDFTAKLFNLSPKEAAEKLAQDFGLIYDSQAPPRRRYVRQKTEAQKFRENRQRCYRVLSDYYYLLKKWEVDRSPRTPEEEPHPRFVEAIQKKAYVEYLLDLFLYESEEEQKAWIAEHTAEITHLERRLKIMAENKPTNRERLREITDGIEQGIKELFESEKYMRYLSVMSRFHRYSVNNTMLIYMQKPDATLVAGYNKWKDQFERHVKKGEHGITIIAPTPYKKKIEEQKLDPDTKAPILDKDGKIVTEEKEIEIPMFRPVKVFDVSQTDGKPLPELASSLSGNVPNYEVFMEALRRSAPVPITFEAMAADTDGYFSADHQKIAIRQGMSEVQTVSATVHEIAHSKLHDPKKYEMLPSWKVVLESEGGTKHDFKLDFATEKEAEQFASDMDWRYVDENQFEWRLAVEEDATAEKQAIKNRHTEEVEAESISYAVCKYFGIETGENSFGYIASWSQGKELKELRASLETINKTSGTLISDIERHYKEICKERGIDPHAKVEPEPAPIEQTEDAAKVSDRQQTGDLTYYVAECMEFPNLGEYHDNLSLEEAIRIYQEIPAGRMNGIKGIGFELKDGSDYEGPFPILTGQTIDLDTIQAIDYYRDNPLVQKAVKELAAAMPEMEVLGADANQQEALFLIDNATYLHIQPCDSGWDYTLYDAASMKELDGGQLDMPEISRMKAVLQICDDNDLGRDSVKYAPLSMIETLQEAAYQQMQAEASQMAASSQLPEAQEQALDEYPMPDEQVSTPDMQEYGYFYDGMLPVTRERALELDAAGLTVYVLHEDNTESMVFDPQEIMDHGGLFGVDREEWEKSPQFHEKVMERQEHQQEREQAFLSQNRDCFAIYQVSRDDPQNVRFMNLDWLKSHDISIDRSNYDLIYTAPLRESGTVPEQLEKLYEQFNLQKPADFHSPSMSVSDIVAIKQDGKVSCHYCDSVGFTQIPGFLPENPLKNAEMAVEDDYGMIDGIINNGAKEPTVAELEQQARNGQPIFLMDLAAAAHREEREKKKSVMEQLKSQPKAEHKKIAPKKSAEREI is encoded by the coding sequence ATGGCAGAGAATGTATTTGAAGCAGTCAAGCAGTCGGTCAGCACCAGAGAAGCGGCAGAGTTTTATGGGATCGAGGTCAAACGAAATGGCATGGCCTGCTGTCCCTTCCACGATGATAAGAACCCCAGCATGAAGGTAGACCAGCGGTTCCACTGCTTTGGCTGCGGTGCAGATGGGGATGTGATCGACTTTACCGCAAAGCTCTTTAACCTCTCCCCAAAAGAAGCGGCGGAGAAACTGGCACAGGACTTTGGCCTGATCTATGACAGTCAGGCCCCGCCCCGCAGGAGATATGTCCGGCAAAAAACCGAGGCACAGAAGTTTCGGGAGAATCGACAGCGCTGTTATCGCGTGCTGTCCGATTACTACTATCTGCTGAAAAAATGGGAGGTCGACCGTTCTCCCAGGACACCGGAGGAAGAACCGCACCCCCGTTTTGTAGAAGCAATCCAGAAGAAAGCCTATGTAGAGTACCTGCTGGACCTTTTTCTTTATGAAAGTGAAGAAGAACAAAAGGCATGGATTGCAGAACACACAGCGGAAATCACACACTTGGAAAGGAGATTGAAAATCATGGCTGAGAATAAACCCACCAATCGAGAACGGCTAAGGGAAATCACAGATGGCATCGAGCAGGGTATCAAAGAACTGTTTGAGAGTGAAAAGTATATGCGCTATCTGTCCGTCATGTCCCGCTTCCACCGCTATTCGGTAAACAACACCATGCTCATCTATATGCAGAAGCCGGACGCCACATTGGTAGCCGGATACAATAAGTGGAAAGACCAGTTTGAGCGTCATGTAAAAAAGGGCGAGCATGGCATTACCATCATTGCCCCAACACCGTATAAGAAGAAAATCGAGGAGCAGAAGCTGGACCCAGATACCAAGGCTCCGATTCTGGATAAAGACGGAAAGATCGTCACAGAGGAAAAAGAAATTGAGATTCCCATGTTCCGCCCGGTCAAGGTCTTTGATGTGAGCCAGACCGACGGGAAACCTTTGCCGGAGCTTGCTTCCTCCCTTTCCGGCAATGTGCCAAATTATGAGGTGTTTATGGAGGCTCTGCGCCGCAGTGCGCCGGTGCCGATCACTTTTGAAGCAATGGCCGCCGATACGGACGGCTATTTTTCTGCCGATCATCAGAAAATCGCTATTCGTCAGGGCATGAGTGAGGTGCAGACAGTTTCGGCCACGGTTCATGAGATTGCCCACAGCAAGCTCCATGACCCTAAAAAATATGAAATGCTACCGTCATGGAAGGTTGTGCTGGAGAGTGAAGGTGGAACCAAGCATGATTTCAAGTTGGATTTTGCCACAGAAAAAGAAGCCGAACAGTTTGCTTCTGATATGGATTGGCGTTATGTGGACGAAAATCAGTTTGAATGGCGTCTTGCAGTTGAGGAAGATGCAACCGCAGAAAAACAGGCAATCAAAAACCGTCACACGGAAGAAGTGGAGGCTGAAAGCATCTCCTATGCAGTCTGCAAATATTTTGGCATCGAGACAGGAGAAAACAGCTTTGGCTATATTGCCAGTTGGAGTCAAGGCAAGGAGCTGAAAGAACTGAGAGCCAGTTTGGAGACCATCAACAAAACCTCCGGCACTTTGATCTCCGACATTGAGCGCCACTATAAGGAAATCTGCAAAGAGCGCGGAATCGACCCTCATGCAAAGGTAGAGCCGGAACCCGCCCCGATAGAGCAGACAGAAGATGCCGCTAAGGTATCTGATAGACAGCAGACCGGCGATCTGACCTACTATGTAGCAGAGTGCATGGAATTTCCAAACCTCGGAGAATACCACGATAACCTGTCTTTGGAGGAAGCAATCCGCATTTATCAGGAGATTCCGGCAGGACGAATGAACGGGATAAAGGGCATTGGTTTTGAGCTGAAAGACGGAAGCGACTATGAAGGACCTTTTCCGATTTTGACCGGCCAGACCATTGACCTGGACACCATCCAGGCAATCGACTATTACCGTGATAATCCTCTGGTGCAAAAAGCGGTAAAGGAATTGGCTGCGGCAATGCCGGAAATGGAAGTGCTGGGGGCGGACGCCAATCAGCAGGAGGCTTTGTTTCTGATCGACAATGCCACCTATCTTCATATCCAGCCCTGTGACAGCGGCTGGGACTATACCCTTTACGATGCCGCGTCCATGAAAGAGTTGGATGGTGGTCAGCTGGATATGCCGGAGATTTCCCGCATGAAGGCAGTTCTCCAGATTTGTGATGACAACGATTTGGGCAGAGACTCGGTAAAATACGCACCGTTGTCCATGATTGAGACCTTGCAGGAAGCTGCCTACCAGCAGATGCAGGCAGAGGCCAGTCAGATGGCTGCTTCTTCTCAGCTGCCGGAAGCACAAGAGCAGGCGCTGGATGAATACCCTATGCCTGATGAGCAGGTATCCACACCGGATATGCAGGAATACGGCTACTTCTATGATGGGATGCTCCCTGTCACCAGAGAACGGGCGCTGGAACTGGATGCCGCTGGTTTGACCGTCTATGTGCTGCATGAGGACAATACGGAGAGCATGGTGTTTGACCCGCAGGAAATCATGGATCATGGCGGTCTTTTTGGCGTGGACCGTGAGGAATGGGAGAAAAGCCCTCAGTTCCACGAAAAGGTCATGGAGCGTCAGGAACATCAGCAGGAACGCGAACAGGCATTTCTATCCCAGAACAGAGATTGCTTTGCTATCTATCAGGTGAGCCGTGACGATCCGCAGAATGTGCGCTTTATGAATCTGGATTGGTTAAAGTCCCATGACATTTCCATAGACCGCAGCAATTATGACCTCATTTACACAGCTCCGCTGAGGGAGTCTGGCACGGTACCGGAGCAGCTGGAAAAACTATATGAGCAGTTTAATCTGCAAAAGCCGGCGGATTTTCACAGTCCTTCTATGAGTGTCAGTGACATCGTTGCGATCAAGCAGGACGGTAAGGTATCCTGTCATTACTGTGACAGTGTTGGTTTTACCCAGATCCCCGGATTCCTGCCGGAAAATCCGCTGAAAAATGCGGAGATGGCCGTGGAGGACGATTACGGCATGATCGACGGTATCATCAACAATGGCGCAAAAGAGCCTACGGTGGCAGAGCTGGAACAGCAGGCCCGCAACGGTCAGCCCATTTTCCTCATGGATTTGGCTGCCGCTGCCCATCGGGAGGAACGGGAAAAGAAAAAGTCCGTCATGGAGCAGCTGAAAAGCCAGCCCAAGGCAGAACACAAAAAGATAGCGCCAAAAAAGAGTGCGGAAAGGGAGATTTGA
- a CDS encoding transposon-transfer assisting family protein has product MGNFTFEEMNLMCIYNTGSRTGLIDSLREMRGELAPEETELRELTDSALGKLQAMSDAEFAELELYPDFDQ; this is encoded by the coding sequence ATGGGAAACTTTACTTTTGAGGAAATGAACCTGATGTGCATTTACAATACCGGCAGCCGCACCGGACTGATCGACAGCCTGCGTGAGATGCGCGGCGAGCTGGCCCCGGAGGAAACCGAGCTGCGGGAGTTGACAGACAGCGCACTGGGCAAGCTCCAGGCCATGAGTGATGCCGAGTTTGCCGAGCTGGAGTTGTATCCGGATTTTGACCAGTAA
- a CDS encoding SNF2-related protein, which yields MGGADEHLQSSGRGNPDGGAYQQLTLNLFLSEAEQIQSIDEAENVAHTSSAFSFAQNDIDHVLRLGGNTDRQRERVVAAFEKQKTTAEIAEILKTLYHGGNGLGSVSAWYAEDGIHLSHGKSVRYDRSAQVISWESAAERIGELLESGQFASNVELAEVAGYERSLLAEKLWYLYHDLSEDAREAGYLSCLSEIKGNGFPEETRHLMEQLSEPAFRQTLKEEYAAFWTAYQQDRDLLRFHYHRPREIWENLKDLDLPRRTFSSELSQVPTVQHFITEDEIDAAMTGGSSFAGGKGRIYAFFMENHTDKEKVRFLKDEYGIGGRSHALSGATHSGEDHDGKGLHYKKQDCPDVHLNWEKVAKRITSLVQKGRYLTEQEQAQYDKIQAEQELAEEDAIQAQQPEVEKETPKPTLREQFEQYKTVVTAAISEDAAYRNACGHSDRENAVIEGNAAVRRAVLGSKDMELIRLYSDVPEFRQRLHREVIDETYPKLHELLRPLSQEDIDTAICAWNGNIESKHAVVRYMKDHAREKDTAAWLAQEYSGSNIPFVVRAGSPEETQLPWPKVQRRLAQLIQEDRFYTEEEQERFDNIDPIAIREALEERGIVNGQVADPEKLDNDPFIQQVVSDVGQIADAETEQTSKVSISDEEYDAVRRPIPQRTSYDPAAPVYAVGDTVYIEDDAYQITELREDTVQLLPTGMVYPIYRAERKEQFEQLLRADRRNAYYTEFLPIDPDKADQDLRDVLAHGLMDEADKKQIFTLLQSGRSNSEIAYWLSRAYSGEIETLNLETGDIADYRTTAQGIELEVMDAEEKRLAMLYFRWDEVAPLLRGMYARQQDGFGQEQPQPTTESPTFHSETMAVYPGDKNHLPYDVVVEQLHIEEPEPPAPVTEPEKTFEEVLDEHPVSIQVNGQWQTFPNAKAAEEASYEEYKANLRRNAKNFRITDEHLGEGGPKAKFQANVNAIRLLKELEAAGQQASPEQQEVLSRYVGWGGLSDAFDLEKPVWALEYAQLKELLTPEEYAAARSSTLNAHYTSPTVIQAIYEAVDRMGFETGNILEPSMGVGNFFGMLPEKMRNSRLYGVELDPVSGRIAKQLYPKADITVGGFETTDRRDFFDLAIGNVPFGQYQVNDKAYNKLNFSIHNYFFAKALDQVRPGGVVAFVTSRYTMDAKDSTVRRYLAQRAELLGAIRLPNDAFKKNAGAEVVSDIIFLQKRDRPLDIVPEWTQTGQTEDGFAINRYFIDHPEMVLGRQEPVSTAHGMDYTVNPIEGLELSDQLHDAVKYIHGTYQEAELPELGEGEAIDTSIPADPNVKNYSYAIVDGQVYYRENSRMVRPDLNATAEARVKGLVGLRDCVQELIDLQMDAAVPDSTIREKQSELNQLYDSFSAKYGLINDRANRLAYADDSSYYLLCALEVIDEDGKLERKADMFTKRTIKPHQAVAVVDTASEALAVSISEKACVDMDYMSQLTGKTKEALAGELQGVIFRVPGQLEQDGTPHYVTADEYLSGNVRRKLRQAQRAAQQDPVYAVNVEALTAAQPKDLDASEIEVRLGATWIDKEYIQQFMYETFNTPFYLQRSIGVNYSSFTAEWQIKGKSSVSYNDVAAYTTYGTSRANAYKILEDSLNLRDVRIYDTIEDADGKERRVLNAKETTLAAQKQQAIREAFRDWIWRDPERRQTLVRQYNEEMNSTRPREYDGSHITFGGMNPAITLREHQKSAIAHVLYGGNTLLAHEVGAGKTFEMVAASMEAKRLGLCQKSLFVVPNHLTEQWASEFLRLYPSANILVTTKKDFETHNRKKFCARIATGDYDAIIMGHSQFERIPISRERQERLLYEQIDEITEGIAEVQASGGERFTVKQLERTRKSLEARLEKLQAEGRKDDVVTFEQLGVDRLFVDEAHNYKNLFLYTKMRNVAGLSTSDAQKSSDMFAKCRYMDEITGNRGVIFATGTPVSNSMTELYTMQRYLQYERLQELNMTHFDCWASRFGETVTALELAPEGTGYRARTRFSKFFNLPELMNLFKEVADIKTADQLNLPTPEVEYHNIVAQPTEHQQEMVKTLSERASLVHSGTVDPSQDNMLKITSDGRKLGLDQRIVNQMLPDEPGTKVNQCVDNIMQIWRDGEADKLTQLVFCDISTPQAKALASKAAKTLDNPLLHALEGAVPLPEQEPVFTVYDDIRQKLIAQGMPADQIAFIHEANTEVRKKELFSKVRTGQVRVLLGSTAKMGAGTNVQDRLVALHDLDCPWRPGDVGRILRTFKIKKNVEVTDNGKDNF from the coding sequence GTGGGTGGGGCTGATGAACACCTGCAAAGCTCAGGCCGAGGAAATCCTGATGGCGGAGCTTATCAACAGCTGACTCTAAACCTGTTCCTCTCCGAAGCGGAACAGATCCAATCCATAGATGAAGCAGAGAATGTAGCGCATACATCCTCTGCTTTTTCTTTTGCCCAAAATGACATCGACCATGTGCTGCGTTTGGGCGGCAATACAGACCGTCAAAGGGAGCGTGTGGTTGCAGCCTTTGAAAAGCAGAAAACCACCGCTGAGATTGCCGAGATACTGAAAACGCTGTACCACGGCGGCAATGGCCTTGGCAGTGTGAGCGCATGGTATGCCGAGGATGGTATCCATCTTTCCCACGGGAAGTCTGTCCGTTATGACAGGTCTGCCCAGGTCATTTCCTGGGAGAGCGCCGCAGAGCGTATCGGGGAGCTTTTGGAGAGCGGCCAGTTTGCCTCCAATGTGGAGCTTGCAGAAGTGGCAGGCTATGAACGATCCCTCCTTGCAGAAAAGCTCTGGTATCTGTATCACGATCTCAGTGAGGATGCCAGAGAAGCCGGATATTTGTCCTGCCTGTCAGAGATCAAAGGCAATGGTTTCCCGGAGGAGACCCGCCACCTGATGGAGCAGCTGAGTGAACCGGCTTTCCGCCAGACCCTCAAGGAAGAATACGCTGCCTTCTGGACTGCCTATCAGCAGGACCGTGACCTGTTGCGTTTTCACTATCATAGACCGAGGGAGATCTGGGAGAACCTGAAGGACCTTGACCTTCCACGCAGGACCTTTTCTTCAGAGCTTTCCCAAGTGCCAACCGTCCAGCACTTTATTACCGAGGATGAGATCGACGCCGCCATGACCGGCGGTAGCAGTTTTGCCGGAGGAAAAGGCCGTATCTATGCGTTCTTCATGGAAAACCATACGGATAAGGAAAAAGTGAGATTCCTCAAAGACGAGTATGGCATTGGCGGACGCTCTCATGCCCTGTCCGGCGCAACACACAGCGGCGAAGATCACGACGGGAAAGGGTTGCACTATAAAAAGCAGGACTGCCCGGATGTTCACTTGAACTGGGAAAAGGTTGCCAAGCGCATTACCTCTCTTGTCCAGAAAGGCCGCTATCTTACCGAACAGGAACAGGCGCAGTATGACAAAATCCAGGCTGAACAGGAACTGGCCGAAGAAGATGCTATTCAAGCCCAGCAGCCGGAGGTGGAGAAAGAAACGCCAAAGCCTACCCTTCGGGAGCAGTTTGAGCAGTATAAGACTGTGGTGACTGCCGCCATTTCCGAGGATGCCGCATACCGCAATGCCTGCGGGCATTCTGACCGTGAAAATGCTGTCATCGAGGGCAATGCCGCTGTGCGCCGTGCGGTCCTTGGTTCTAAGGATATGGAGCTGATTCGCCTCTATTCGGATGTGCCGGAGTTCCGACAGCGACTGCACCGGGAAGTGATCGACGAAACCTATCCAAAGCTCCATGAACTTCTGCGCCCTCTTTCTCAGGAAGATATTGATACTGCCATTTGTGCATGGAACGGCAATATCGAGAGTAAACATGCTGTCGTCCGTTATATGAAAGACCATGCAAGAGAGAAAGATACCGCTGCATGGCTGGCTCAGGAATACAGTGGCAGCAACATCCCGTTCGTTGTCCGTGCCGGAAGCCCGGAGGAAACGCAGCTGCCCTGGCCGAAGGTACAGCGCAGGCTTGCCCAGCTGATTCAGGAGGACCGGTTCTATACCGAAGAAGAACAGGAACGTTTTGACAACATCGACCCCATCGCCATCCGGGAAGCCCTGGAGGAAAGAGGGATTGTCAACGGACAGGTGGCAGACCCGGAAAAACTGGACAATGACCCATTTATCCAACAGGTGGTGTCGGATGTAGGGCAGATCGCAGATGCCGAGACAGAGCAGACTTCCAAAGTTTCCATTTCCGATGAGGAATATGACGCAGTTCGCCGCCCAATTCCGCAAAGAACCTCCTATGACCCAGCCGCCCCGGTCTATGCCGTGGGCGATACCGTGTATATCGAGGATGACGCCTATCAGATCACCGAGCTGCGGGAGGACACCGTACAGCTTCTGCCCACCGGGATGGTATATCCCATCTACCGGGCAGAGCGCAAAGAACAGTTCGAGCAGCTGCTTCGGGCAGACCGCCGCAATGCTTACTATACCGAATTTCTTCCTATTGACCCGGACAAGGCAGATCAGGACTTGCGGGATGTATTGGCTCATGGACTGATGGATGAAGCGGATAAAAAGCAGATTTTCACGCTGCTGCAATCCGGCAGGAGCAACAGCGAGATCGCCTACTGGCTGAGCAGAGCCTATTCCGGTGAGATCGAGACACTGAATCTGGAGACCGGCGATATTGCCGATTACCGTACCACGGCACAGGGCATAGAACTGGAAGTCATGGATGCAGAGGAAAAGCGTCTGGCTATGCTGTATTTCCGCTGGGATGAAGTTGCGCCTTTGCTGCGCGGGATGTATGCCCGTCAGCAGGACGGTTTTGGACAGGAACAGCCCCAACCGACTACCGAATCCCCGACCTTCCATTCCGAGACCATGGCCGTCTATCCGGGCGATAAGAACCATCTACCTTATGATGTGGTGGTGGAACAGCTGCATATCGAGGAGCCGGAGCCGCCAGCCCCTGTAACAGAGCCGGAGAAAACCTTTGAGGAAGTGTTGGATGAACACCCGGTTTCCATTCAGGTCAATGGCCAGTGGCAGACCTTTCCCAATGCCAAAGCTGCCGAGGAAGCATCTTATGAGGAATACAAGGCTAACCTGCGCCGCAATGCAAAAAACTTCCGCATTACCGATGAGCATTTGGGTGAAGGCGGTCCGAAAGCCAAGTTCCAGGCAAATGTCAATGCGATTCGTTTGCTGAAAGAGCTGGAAGCTGCCGGACAGCAGGCAAGCCCCGAACAGCAGGAGGTTCTTTCTCGATACGTGGGCTGGGGCGGTCTCTCTGATGCGTTTGACCTGGAGAAACCGGTATGGGCTTTAGAGTATGCCCAGCTAAAAGAACTGCTGACCCCGGAGGAATATGCCGCCGCCAGAAGCTCTACCCTCAACGCCCATTACACCAGCCCTACGGTCATTCAGGCCATCTATGAAGCGGTGGACCGTATGGGATTTGAGACCGGAAATATTCTGGAGCCGTCTATGGGTGTGGGCAATTTCTTTGGTATGCTGCCGGAGAAAATGCGAAACAGCCGTCTGTACGGCGTGGAGCTGGACCCTGTTTCCGGGCGCATCGCAAAGCAGCTCTATCCCAAGGCGGACATCACAGTAGGCGGCTTTGAGACCACCGATAGGCGTGACTTCTTTGACCTTGCCATCGGCAATGTACCTTTCGGTCAGTATCAGGTCAATGACAAAGCCTACAACAAGCTGAATTTCAGTATTCACAACTACTTTTTCGCCAAAGCACTGGACCAGGTGCGTCCCGGCGGCGTGGTGGCTTTTGTAACCTCCCGCTATACTATGGACGCCAAGGATTCCACCGTGCGCCGCTATCTTGCCCAGCGTGCCGAGCTGCTGGGGGCTATCCGTCTGCCGAATGACGCGTTCAAAAAGAATGCCGGTGCCGAGGTGGTATCAGACATCATCTTCCTCCAAAAGCGGGACCGCCCGCTGGACATCGTGCCGGAATGGACTCAAACCGGACAGACGGAGGACGGATTTGCCATCAACCGGTATTTTATCGACCACCCGGAAATGGTGCTGGGCAGACAGGAGCCGGTAAGCACTGCTCATGGTATGGACTACACCGTAAACCCTATCGAGGGACTGGAGCTTTCCGACCAGCTGCATGATGCGGTGAAGTATATTCATGGCACTTATCAGGAGGCAGAGCTGCCGGAGCTGGGCGAAGGCGAAGCTATTGACACCTCCATTCCTGCCGACCCCAATGTGAAGAACTATTCCTATGCCATTGTAGACGGGCAGGTGTACTACCGGGAAAACAGCCGTATGGTGCGTCCTGACCTCAACGCCACCGCCGAAGCCCGTGTAAAAGGTCTTGTGGGACTGCGTGATTGTGTGCAGGAACTGATCGACCTTCAGATGGATGCAGCGGTTCCGGACAGCACCATTCGGGAGAAGCAGTCGGAACTGAACCAGCTCTATGACAGCTTTTCTGCCAAATACGGTCTCATCAATGACCGTGCAAACCGACTGGCCTATGCAGATGATTCTTCCTATTACCTGCTCTGTGCGCTGGAAGTCATCGACGAGGACGGGAAACTGGAACGTAAGGCAGATATGTTCACCAAGCGGACCATCAAGCCCCATCAGGCGGTGGCTGTGGTGGATACGGCAAGTGAAGCACTGGCGGTGTCCATCTCGGAAAAAGCCTGCGTGGATATGGACTATATGAGCCAGCTTACCGGAAAAACAAAAGAAGCACTGGCTGGAGAACTGCAAGGCGTGATCTTCCGTGTACCGGGACAGTTGGAGCAGGACGGAACGCCTCATTATGTGACTGCTGATGAATACCTCTCCGGCAATGTACGCCGCAAACTGCGTCAGGCGCAGCGGGCCGCACAGCAGGACCCGGTTTATGCAGTCAATGTGGAAGCTCTTACCGCCGCCCAGCCCAAAGACCTGGATGCGTCGGAGATTGAGGTGCGTCTGGGCGCTACCTGGATTGACAAGGAATATATCCAGCAATTTATGTATGAGACCTTTAATACCCCGTTTTATCTCCAGCGCAGTATTGGGGTCAACTATTCGTCCTTTACCGCTGAATGGCAGATCAAGGGGAAATCTTCTGTATCCTACAACGATGTGGCAGCTTATACCACCTATGGGACCAGTCGTGCCAATGCCTACAAGATTTTAGAGGACAGCCTGAACCTGCGGGATGTCCGCATCTATGACACCATAGAGGATGCAGACGGAAAAGAGCGCCGGGTTCTGAACGCCAAGGAGACCACCCTGGCAGCTCAAAAACAGCAGGCGATCCGGGAAGCCTTTAGGGACTGGATCTGGAGAGACCCGGAGCGCCGCCAGACTTTGGTGCGCCAGTACAACGAAGAAATGAACTCTACCCGTCCCCGCGAGTATGATGGCAGCCATATCACTTTTGGGGGCATGAACCCGGCCATTACCCTGCGGGAACACCAGAAAAGCGCCATCGCCCATGTGCTGTATGGAGGAAATACCCTGTTGGCACATGAAGTGGGCGCAGGCAAAACTTTTGAGATGGTAGCTGCTTCGATGGAAGCCAAACGCCTGGGCTTATGCCAGAAATCTCTCTTTGTTGTTCCAAACCATCTGACCGAGCAGTGGGCGTCGGAGTTTCTGCGTCTCTATCCTTCCGCCAATATCTTAGTCACCACAAAAAAGGACTTTGAGACTCATAACCGAAAGAAGTTCTGCGCTCGTATTGCGACGGGTGATTATGATGCCATCATCATGGGACACAGCCAGTTTGAGCGTATCCCCATCAGCCGGGAGCGTCAGGAACGGCTTCTCTATGAACAGATCGACGAGATCACTGAGGGGATTGCAGAGGTACAGGCCAGTGGCGGAGAGCGTTTTACCGTCAAGCAGCTGGAGCGTACCAGAAAGTCTCTGGAAGCCAGACTGGAAAAGCTGCAAGCCGAGGGACGAAAAGACGATGTGGTAACCTTCGAGCAGCTGGGTGTGGATCGGCTGTTTGTGGACGAGGCCCATAACTATAAAAACCTGTTTCTATACACAAAAATGCGGAATGTAGCAGGTTTATCCACATCGGACGCGCAGAAATCCTCCGATATGTTTGCCAAGTGCCGCTATATGGATGAGATCACCGGAAACCGTGGCGTGATTTTTGCCACCGGCACCCCGGTCAGCAACTCCATGACCGAGCTTTACACCATGCAGCGTTATCTTCAGTATGAACGCCTGCAAGAACTGAACATGACCCACTTCGACTGTTGGGCTTCCCGATTTGGGGAGACCGTCACAGCATTGGAGCTGGCACCGGAAGGCACCGGCTACCGGGCAAGAACGAGATTCAGCAAGTTCTTTAACCTGCCGGAGCTGATGAACCTGTTCAAAGAAGTGGCCGACATTAAGACTGCCGATCAGCTGAACCTGCCCACCCCGGAGGTGGAATACCACAACATCGTGGCGCAGCCTACCGAACATCAGCAGGAAATGGTCAAGACCCTTTCGGAGCGCGCATCGCTGGTACACAGCGGAACCGTTGACCCGTCCCAGGACAATATGCTCAAGATTACCTCGGATGGCCGTAAGCTGGGCCTGGACCAGAGGATCGTCAACCAGATGCTGCCGGATGAACCTGGCACAAAGGTCAATCAGTGCGTGGACAACATCATGCAGATCTGGCGGGATGGCGAAGCTGACAAGCTGACCCAGCTGGTGTTCTGCGACATTTCTACACCGCAGGCAAAAGCTCTTGCAAGCAAAGCGGCGAAAACGCTGG